One Legionella hackeliae DNA segment encodes these proteins:
- a CDS encoding GNAT family N-acetyltransferase — MLPKLFFQSLPKKYTFSLKGEQSTGIMQLIKNPEHINQEESKAVLINSFISEYKKYLSPSDIDCSLHTWEDVHAYYDKYFHDEFRDFFEGKLDYWAQVSVDGKIAGWATFEREHKNPKEVYMNLLVVDPKYQQKGIGGQLVNALINLKEIPDLNAVHLLLRKKNQGGRIFYSKLGFNADPEYQRADNFVDLNLLEGWTWKNPALQHHEESTLTSSVMI, encoded by the coding sequence ATGTTACCAAAGTTATTTTTTCAAAGTCTTCCTAAAAAATATACCTTCTCTCTTAAAGGAGAACAGTCCACAGGGATAATGCAGTTAATAAAAAATCCTGAACATATTAATCAAGAAGAGTCCAAGGCAGTACTTATTAATAGTTTTATTAGTGAGTATAAAAAATATCTATCTCCTTCTGACATTGATTGCAGTTTGCATACCTGGGAGGATGTTCATGCATATTATGATAAATACTTTCATGATGAATTCCGTGATTTTTTTGAAGGAAAGCTTGATTATTGGGCTCAAGTAAGCGTAGATGGAAAAATTGCTGGGTGGGCAACATTTGAGCGTGAACATAAGAATCCTAAAGAAGTGTACATGAATCTTTTGGTGGTTGATCCGAAATATCAGCAAAAAGGCATCGGTGGACAGTTAGTCAATGCGTTAATTAATCTCAAAGAGATACCAGATCTCAATGCAGTACATTTGCTTCTTCGTAAAAAAAATCAAGGGGGAAGAATATTTTATTCCAAACTTGGTTTTAATGCCGATCCAGAATACCAACGAGCCGATAATTTTGTAGATCTGAATTTACTGGAAGGTTGGACATGGAAGAATCCCGCGCTCCAACACCATGAAGAATCTACTCTTACTTCTAGCGTGATGATATGA